A single region of the Chitinophaga niabensis genome encodes:
- a CDS encoding MBL fold metallo-hydrolase, giving the protein MFEIKYFTVNPLQENSYVLINDKKDCIIIDPGYYYQNERDEFLQFIRDNSLNVARLLNTHCHFDHIFSNQLVAKTFNVGLEIHQKDQVVLDRASQSGLMYNIPFEPSPMPASYLEEGDKVVLGEDELEVILTPGHSPGSISFYCAKQGFVIAGDVLFKQSIGRSDFPGGNLEVLTSSIREKLYKLPDETVVYPGHGPSTTIGFEKKHNPFVPEDPSTRFA; this is encoded by the coding sequence ATGTTTGAAATCAAATATTTCACGGTGAATCCTTTACAGGAAAACTCGTACGTTCTTATTAACGACAAAAAGGACTGTATCATTATAGACCCGGGCTATTATTATCAAAATGAACGCGATGAATTCCTTCAGTTTATACGGGATAATAGCCTGAACGTTGCCCGCCTGCTGAATACCCACTGCCATTTTGATCATATTTTCAGCAATCAGCTGGTGGCCAAAACCTTTAATGTAGGGCTGGAAATTCACCAGAAAGACCAGGTGGTGCTGGATCGCGCCAGCCAGTCGGGGTTGATGTATAACATTCCCTTTGAGCCATCCCCCATGCCGGCATCTTACCTGGAAGAGGGGGATAAAGTGGTGCTGGGAGAAGATGAACTGGAAGTGATCCTTACTCCCGGCCATTCCCCTGGCAGCATTTCTTTCTATTGCGCCAAACAGGGTTTTGTGATTGCCGGAGACGTGTTATTTAAACAGAGTATTGGCCGATCCGATTTTCCGGGAGGTAATTTAGAAGTATTAACCAGCAGTATCCGGGAAAAACTATACAAACTGCCGGACGAAACGGTTGTTTATCCGGGTCATGGCCCTTCCACCACCATAGGTTTTGAAAAGAAACACAACCCTTTTGTGCCGGAAGATCCCTCAACGCGTTTTGCGTAA
- a CDS encoding lipopolysaccharide biosynthesis protein, with protein MGNIKKLAGQTIWYGLPTITSRFLSFFTSILFTGFLVPYDFGQMSLVYQVIPFLNVIFTYGLETSYFRFAQTTDKSKLYNTLCVSMLVSTSVFTFFLLVSASPISELLKLPGHADFIYYTAIIIFLDTLSTLPFARLRQEGRPRKYAFIKLMNVVSNLVFSMFFLMICPMLQKGNPDWMSWYNPLYGVGYILIANLLASLLTLVLLSAEIKVIHWSFDQTLWKEVMRYSLPLVIVGFGGMINELMSRLSFTYLLPGAQFDVQGIFSANYKLALLIVIFIQAFKMAAEPFFFNMSKNEDARFTYARIMKFFVMVCGAVFLGVALFLDIWKLLITTKDPSYADALDIVPIITMGTVFLGIYYNLTIWYKLTNQNLIGAYITVAGAVITIVLNIWLIPRFVYMGAAWTTLICYAFMMVTSYLFGQKYYPVPYPVGKILSYLGLATVIFLAHHYLRSRHPGMLLLHAAGLAGLGIYGAVILFMERAEFGSLLSRLRKTR; from the coding sequence TTGGGAAATATTAAAAAACTGGCGGGACAAACGATTTGGTACGGTTTACCTACTATCACCAGCAGATTCCTCAGCTTCTTCACCTCCATACTTTTTACCGGCTTCCTGGTGCCCTATGATTTTGGGCAGATGTCCCTGGTATACCAGGTGATCCCTTTCCTGAATGTTATTTTCACTTACGGCCTGGAGACCAGTTATTTCCGGTTTGCCCAAACTACGGATAAATCAAAGCTGTATAATACCCTCTGCGTTTCCATGCTGGTGAGTACATCTGTATTCACCTTCTTCCTGTTAGTGAGTGCCTCCCCTATTTCGGAATTGCTGAAGCTGCCTGGCCATGCTGATTTCATTTATTATACGGCTATTATCATCTTCCTGGATACCCTTTCCACTTTGCCTTTTGCCCGTTTAAGGCAGGAGGGCAGGCCCCGGAAATATGCTTTCATCAAACTGATGAACGTGGTTTCCAATCTCGTTTTTTCCATGTTCTTCCTGATGATCTGCCCCATGCTGCAAAAAGGCAACCCGGACTGGATGAGCTGGTACAACCCGCTCTACGGGGTAGGTTATATATTGATCGCCAATTTACTGGCCTCCCTGCTCACCCTGGTACTTTTATCGGCTGAGATAAAGGTCATCCACTGGTCCTTTGACCAAACGCTTTGGAAGGAGGTGATGCGTTACAGCCTTCCCCTGGTGATCGTTGGGTTTGGTGGGATGATCAATGAGCTGATGAGCCGGCTTTCTTTTACTTATCTATTACCCGGGGCGCAGTTCGACGTGCAGGGTATTTTTTCTGCGAATTACAAGCTGGCCCTGCTGATCGTTATTTTTATACAGGCCTTTAAAATGGCGGCGGAACCCTTCTTTTTTAACATGAGTAAAAATGAGGACGCCCGGTTTACCTATGCGCGGATCATGAAATTCTTTGTGATGGTTTGTGGTGCGGTGTTCCTGGGGGTTGCGCTTTTCCTGGATATCTGGAAACTCCTGATCACTACCAAAGACCCCTCCTATGCGGATGCCCTGGATATTGTGCCTATTATTACCATGGGCACGGTATTCCTCGGGATCTATTACAACCTCACCATCTGGTATAAGCTCACGAACCAGAACCTGATCGGGGCCTATATTACTGTGGCCGGAGCTGTGATCACCATTGTACTCAACATCTGGCTGATCCCCCGGTTCGTTTACATGGGAGCTGCCTGGACGACCCTGATCTGTTATGCTTTTATGATGGTTACTTCCTACCTCTTCGGGCAGAAATATTATCCTGTTCCTTACCCGGTAGGCAAGATCCTTTCTTACCTTGGCCTGGCAACGGTTATTTTCCTGGCACATCATTATCTCCGTTCCCGGCATCCGGGCATGCTTTTACTGCATGCAGCGGGCCTTGCGGGTTTGGGTATATACGGGGCCGTTATCCTCTTTATGGAAAGGGCAGAATTTGGCAGTCTCCTTTCCCGCTTACGCAAAACGCGTTGA
- a CDS encoding nucleotide pyrophosphohydrolase — translation MTIKETQERVDQWIKTTGVRYFSELTNMAILTEEVGEVARLISRKYGDQSFKESDKNKDLGDELADVLWVLVCLANQTGVDLTAALEKNFEKKNIRDATRHKDNEKLK, via the coding sequence ATGACCATCAAAGAAACCCAGGAACGTGTAGACCAGTGGATCAAAACCACCGGGGTACGGTATTTCTCTGAACTAACGAATATGGCTATACTCACGGAAGAAGTGGGAGAAGTAGCCCGCCTGATCTCCCGTAAATACGGGGACCAGTCCTTTAAGGAATCCGATAAAAATAAAGACCTGGGAGACGAACTCGCAGATGTTCTATGGGTACTGGTTTGCCTGGCCAATCAAACCGGGGTAGACCTTACCGCCGCCCTCGAAAAGAATTTCGAGAAAAAGAACATCCGGGATGCAACCCGGCATAAAGACAATGAAAAGCTCAAGTAA
- the arfB gene encoding alternative ribosome rescue aminoacyl-tRNA hydrolase ArfB yields MLDVASEIKFKTARSGGSGGQNVNKVETMVEGYFNVAESAILTEEQKTRILSKLGSKLNAEGLLQVKSQTERSQLGNKGEVIKKMNHLLQQALIVPKKRIKVKPTKAMIEKRIQLKKRLSDKKNNRRNNFGNE; encoded by the coding sequence ATGCTGGATGTAGCATCGGAAATTAAATTTAAAACAGCCCGCAGCGGTGGCAGCGGCGGACAGAATGTGAACAAGGTGGAAACCATGGTGGAAGGCTATTTTAATGTTGCGGAGTCTGCCATTTTAACCGAAGAGCAGAAAACCCGGATCCTGTCCAAACTGGGTAGTAAACTGAATGCAGAGGGGCTTTTACAGGTGAAGAGCCAAACAGAACGCAGCCAGCTGGGTAATAAGGGAGAGGTGATCAAAAAGATGAACCATCTTTTGCAGCAGGCGCTTATTGTTCCAAAGAAACGCATCAAAGTGAAACCTACTAAGGCCATGATAGAAAAGCGCATTCAATTGAAAAAGCGGTTGAGCGATAAAAAGAACAACCGCCGGAATAACTTTGGAAACGAGTAA
- the dtd gene encoding D-aminoacyl-tRNA deacylase, translating to MKAVIQRVTNASVTINGVVKSAIEEGLLVLVGIEDADGEEDITWLSNKIVNLRIFNDDAGVMNKSVLKTGGDLILVSQFTLHASTKKGNRPSYLKASKPDIAIPLYEKMKARLEQDLGKNIGTGEFGADMKVALLNDGPVTIIIDTKNRE from the coding sequence ATGAAAGCAGTGATCCAAAGAGTTACAAATGCCAGCGTTACCATCAATGGAGTAGTGAAGTCGGCCATAGAAGAGGGTTTGTTGGTGCTGGTAGGGATAGAGGATGCAGATGGGGAGGAAGATATCACCTGGCTCAGCAATAAGATCGTTAACCTGCGGATCTTTAATGACGATGCCGGGGTGATGAATAAAAGTGTATTGAAAACAGGGGGAGATCTGATCCTCGTGAGCCAGTTCACCCTCCATGCCTCCACCAAAAAAGGGAACCGCCCATCTTACCTGAAAGCCAGTAAGCCAGACATCGCCATTCCTTTATATGAAAAAATGAAGGCCCGGCTGGAACAGGACCTGGGAAAAAACATCGGTACCGGGGAATTTGGAGCAGATATGAAAGTAGCCCTCCTCAACGACGGACCCGTTACCATTATAATAGATACAAAAAACAGGGAATAA
- a CDS encoding SIMPL domain-containing protein, producing MKRLTVLLMGLFMTATSFAQTTDNKPPVKKIEVTGTAEMEITPDEITINITLREYYKNKTNKVGITTLEAQLQKAVQDAGISKENFTIGNVFGYNYDQWWKKKKTTEDFLARKQYVLKVNRLDKINGILAAVDEEGIESVNIASFNSSKMEEYRKQVKTNALKAAKAKAEYLLSAIDEKIGGVIEIQEFNNDQYSDIRPEAANMRMFAKADAVGAGVPDSNIDVKTIKIRAEIRAVFGIK from the coding sequence ATGAAAAGATTAACCGTATTATTAATGGGACTCTTTATGACAGCAACATCCTTTGCACAAACAACGGACAACAAACCCCCGGTAAAGAAAATTGAAGTGACCGGAACAGCCGAGATGGAGATCACACCGGACGAGATCACCATCAACATCACCCTGCGTGAATATTATAAGAATAAAACCAACAAAGTAGGGATCACTACCCTCGAAGCGCAGTTGCAAAAAGCTGTACAGGACGCCGGTATCAGCAAAGAGAACTTCACCATCGGAAATGTATTTGGTTATAACTACGATCAGTGGTGGAAAAAGAAAAAGACTACAGAAGACTTCCTGGCACGTAAGCAATATGTGCTGAAAGTAAACCGCCTGGACAAGATCAATGGCATCCTTGCAGCGGTAGATGAAGAAGGTATCGAAAGTGTGAACATTGCTTCTTTCAACTCTTCCAAGATGGAAGAATACCGCAAGCAGGTAAAAACAAATGCACTGAAAGCGGCGAAAGCAAAAGCAGAATACCTGTTGTCTGCCATTGATGAAAAGATTGGTGGTGTGATAGAGATCCAGGAGTTCAACAACGATCAGTACAGTGATATCCGTCCTGAAGCTGCCAACATGAGAATGTTTGCTAAGGCGGATGCAGTAGGTGCTGGTGTTCCGGATTCAAACATTGATGTAAAGACCATCAAGATCCGCGCAGAGATCAGAGCCGTATTCGGAATTAAGTAA
- the mfd gene encoding transcription-repair coupling factor, translating to MNLQGVLQLYERDSRLKSLAAGILLPGPGYFHLTGLSGSAPAFVGATIWNSADVNHLFILNDKEEAAYFHNDLEQLTQALDLFYFPDSFKKTGQFQEFNSSHSMLRTEALMKLTGKHVHKKILVTYPEALFEKVAGNTAYNANMIHVKVGETLKVDELLQKLVTWGFEHSDFVYGPGQYAVRGGILDIYSFGNEKPYRFELFGEEVDSIRLFDPETQLSERKLNQVTLIANMDTRAVTHSKMGLPEFLPENTVVWIKDPAYVQGVINQMEQRLEDWLQTGQKVKVGEEEELLLGEEDFVKGNEIMEQLLKRSCIVFGPHFSFEKVPAAVQSIAFSTTEQPVFNRQFDLLIKDLAKHNAAKSALFIFAENPRQLERLRSIFEDLKADFSFYPIPAAISNGFIDNDLKMVCYTDHQIFQRYHKYKVKQAYNKNKAITLKTLRELSSGDYVTHIDHGVGVYSGLQKIEVNGKMQEAIRIIYKNNDLLYVNINSLHKISKYTGKEGVSPKVNKLGSDAWDKLKEKAKTQVKDIAKDLIKLYAARKAQQGFSHTPDTYLQTELESSFIYEDTPDQSKAVSDVKRDMESPSPMDRLVCGDVGFGKTEVAVRAAFKTVVDGKQAAVLVPTTILAFQHYKTFSERLKDFPCTVDYINRFKSAKEKKETLQRLAEGKIDIIIGTHALLGKEVKFKDLGVMVVDEEQKFGVTAKEKLKTLKVNVDTLTLTATPIPRTLQFSLMGARDLSVINTPPPNRQPIETEVHVFDKDLIRDAIYYETERGGQVYFIHNRVNGLREMAGLIQELCPDLSIATAHGQMEGHQLEQVIMDFIDRKYDVLVCTNIVESGVDISNANTIIINSANHFGLSDLHQLRGRVGRSNKKAFCYLLAPPMSTLPSDSRKRLQTLEQHSELGSGFQIAMRDLDIRGAGNLLGGEQSGFISEIGFDMYTKILDEAIRELKQTDFKDLFKEQLEEKKDFISDCTIDTDLEILIPDSYIESIQERLNLYQELDNITLESKLVEFETGLVDRFGPYPEPVRDLFTTIRCRWEAIALGFEKMILKEEKLRCYFINNPDSPYFESPTFQHILSYIQTRTNNAKLKQVGKNFMLVVDRIKTMDDLYSFLKKMSDARN from the coding sequence ATGAATTTGCAGGGTGTTTTACAGTTGTACGAGCGAGATTCCCGCCTGAAATCACTGGCGGCCGGAATCCTATTGCCTGGTCCCGGATATTTTCACCTCACAGGCCTTTCGGGAAGTGCGCCTGCTTTTGTGGGAGCCACCATCTGGAACAGCGCAGACGTCAACCACCTGTTCATTCTCAACGACAAAGAAGAAGCTGCCTATTTCCATAACGACCTGGAACAACTCACACAGGCGCTGGACCTTTTCTACTTCCCCGATTCTTTCAAAAAAACCGGCCAGTTCCAGGAATTCAACAGCAGTCATAGTATGCTTCGTACAGAGGCGTTGATGAAACTAACCGGCAAACATGTACATAAAAAGATCCTCGTCACTTACCCGGAAGCACTCTTTGAGAAAGTAGCCGGTAATACTGCCTACAATGCCAACATGATCCATGTGAAAGTTGGCGAAACACTTAAGGTAGATGAACTCCTGCAGAAACTGGTAACCTGGGGATTTGAACATTCCGATTTTGTATACGGCCCCGGCCAGTATGCCGTAAGAGGAGGGATCCTGGATATCTATTCTTTCGGGAATGAAAAGCCTTACCGTTTTGAACTGTTTGGGGAAGAAGTGGATTCCATTCGCTTATTTGATCCCGAAACCCAGCTCAGTGAAAGAAAACTGAACCAGGTAACGCTGATCGCTAACATGGATACACGTGCAGTTACCCATAGCAAAATGGGCCTGCCGGAATTCCTGCCGGAAAACACCGTAGTATGGATCAAAGACCCTGCTTACGTACAGGGTGTGATCAACCAGATGGAACAACGTTTGGAGGATTGGTTGCAGACCGGCCAGAAAGTAAAAGTAGGAGAGGAAGAAGAATTGCTGTTAGGGGAAGAAGATTTTGTAAAAGGAAATGAGATCATGGAACAGTTGTTAAAACGTTCCTGCATCGTATTTGGCCCTCATTTTAGTTTTGAGAAAGTACCCGCAGCTGTTCAATCCATTGCTTTCAGCACCACAGAACAACCTGTATTTAACCGCCAGTTTGATCTGCTGATCAAAGACCTGGCTAAACATAATGCCGCTAAATCCGCCCTCTTCATCTTTGCTGAAAACCCACGCCAGCTGGAACGTTTGCGTAGTATCTTTGAAGACCTGAAAGCGGATTTCAGTTTCTATCCCATTCCCGCCGCAATCAGCAACGGCTTCATAGATAACGATCTGAAAATGGTGTGTTATACAGACCATCAGATCTTCCAGCGTTATCACAAGTACAAGGTGAAACAGGCTTACAACAAGAACAAAGCCATCACCCTCAAAACATTAAGGGAATTATCGTCCGGAGATTATGTAACACACATCGATCACGGCGTGGGCGTATACAGTGGATTACAGAAGATAGAAGTGAATGGAAAGATGCAGGAAGCCATTCGTATCATTTACAAGAATAACGACCTCTTGTATGTGAACATCAACTCTCTGCACAAGATCAGCAAATACACCGGCAAGGAAGGCGTTTCTCCGAAAGTGAATAAACTGGGCAGCGATGCCTGGGATAAGCTGAAAGAGAAAGCCAAAACGCAGGTAAAAGATATCGCGAAAGACCTCATTAAACTATACGCCGCGCGTAAAGCCCAACAGGGATTTTCGCATACGCCTGATACTTACCTGCAAACAGAACTGGAGTCCTCTTTCATATATGAGGATACACCGGATCAAAGCAAAGCCGTATCAGATGTTAAGCGGGATATGGAATCACCATCGCCGATGGACAGGCTGGTATGTGGAGACGTGGGCTTTGGTAAAACAGAGGTGGCTGTTCGTGCTGCTTTCAAAACAGTGGTAGATGGCAAACAGGCAGCTGTGTTAGTTCCCACCACCATCCTCGCTTTCCAGCACTACAAAACATTCTCTGAACGGTTAAAGGATTTCCCCTGTACCGTAGATTACATCAATCGTTTTAAATCCGCCAAAGAGAAAAAGGAAACACTGCAAAGGCTGGCAGAAGGTAAGATCGATATCATTATCGGTACACATGCGCTGCTTGGAAAAGAAGTGAAGTTCAAAGACCTCGGTGTAATGGTAGTGGATGAAGAACAGAAGTTTGGTGTAACAGCGAAAGAGAAGCTCAAAACCCTCAAAGTAAATGTAGATACACTCACACTCACCGCAACACCTATCCCGAGAACCTTACAGTTCTCCCTGATGGGTGCCCGTGATCTTTCTGTGATCAATACGCCGCCGCCTAACCGCCAGCCGATTGAAACAGAAGTGCATGTATTTGATAAAGACCTGATCCGCGATGCGATCTATTATGAAACAGAACGTGGCGGCCAGGTATATTTCATTCACAATCGTGTGAACGGTTTGCGTGAGATGGCAGGCCTGATCCAGGAACTGTGCCCGGATCTTTCCATTGCCACTGCGCATGGCCAGATGGAAGGCCATCAGCTGGAACAGGTGATCATGGATTTCATCGACCGTAAATACGATGTGCTGGTATGTACCAATATCGTAGAAAGCGGTGTGGACATTTCCAATGCCAACACCATCATCATCAACAGTGCGAACCACTTTGGCTTAAGTGACCTGCATCAGCTGCGCGGCCGAGTGGGAAGAAGTAACAAGAAAGCATTCTGTTACCTGCTGGCACCTCCCATGAGCACCTTGCCGTCCGATAGCCGCAAACGCCTGCAAACACTGGAACAACACAGTGAATTAGGCAGTGGTTTCCAGATTGCCATGCGCGACCTTGATATCAGAGGAGCCGGTAACCTCTTAGGCGGAGAGCAAAGCGGTTTTATCTCAGAGATCGGATTCGACATGTACACCAAGATCCTCGATGAGGCCATCCGCGAATTAAAACAAACCGACTTTAAGGACCTCTTCAAAGAGCAACTCGAAGAAAAGAAAGATTTCATCAGCGATTGTACGATAGATACAGACCTGGAGATCCTGATCCCCGATTCATATATAGAAAGTATACAGGAACGTTTGAACCTCTACCAGGAACTGGATAACATTACGTTGGAAAGTAAATTGGTAGAATTTGAGACGGGCCTGGTAGACCGTTTCGGCCCATATCCGGAACCTGTGAGAGACCTGTTCACCACCATCCGTTGCCGTTGGGAAGCGATCGCTTTAGGTTTTGAAAAGATGATCCTGAAAGAAGAAAAATTACGTTGTTATTTTATTAATAACCCGGATAGCCCGTATTTCGAATCCCCCACTTTCCAGCATATCCTGTCTTATATACAGACGCGGACCAACAATGCAAAACTGAAGCAGGTAGGAAAGAACTTTATGTTAGTAGTAGACCGGATCAAGACCATGGACGATCTGTACAGCTTCCTGAAAAAGATGAGCGACGCCCGTAATTAA
- a CDS encoding ferredoxin--NADP reductase produces the protein MPEKWFTGVVTKIVEETYNTKRFWIRVPDRSSFDFKPGQFVTLDLPIHEKMNKRWRSYSIASHPNGTNEIELVIVLLEGGPGSTYLCTQVTEGTELTMRGPLGVFTLPEVLEKDLFFICTGTGIAPFRSMTHHLHNHGIAHPNIYLISGSRYEKDLLYKEEMMKLHAEMPGFQYIPTLSREDWSGRKGYVHAVYEELLADKRPANFFLCGWKAMIDEAKQKIVAMGYDRHDIHLELYG, from the coding sequence ATGCCCGAAAAATGGTTCACCGGCGTGGTAACAAAGATTGTGGAAGAGACGTACAATACAAAAAGGTTCTGGATCCGCGTTCCCGATAGAAGTTCTTTTGATTTTAAACCTGGTCAGTTTGTAACCCTCGATCTGCCGATCCACGAAAAAATGAATAAGCGCTGGCGAAGTTATTCCATTGCCTCCCATCCCAACGGGACGAATGAAATAGAACTGGTGATCGTGCTGCTGGAAGGCGGGCCTGGTTCCACTTATCTTTGCACACAAGTTACGGAAGGCACGGAACTGACCATGCGTGGCCCTCTCGGCGTTTTCACCTTGCCGGAAGTATTGGAGAAAGATCTCTTTTTCATCTGCACAGGAACAGGCATTGCTCCTTTCCGCTCTATGACGCATCATTTGCATAATCACGGCATCGCACATCCAAACATCTATCTCATTTCAGGCTCCCGTTACGAAAAAGATCTTTTGTATAAGGAAGAAATGATGAAACTGCATGCAGAGATGCCGGGGTTTCAATACATCCCCACTTTATCCAGGGAAGACTGGAGCGGTAGAAAGGGATATGTACACGCGGTGTACGAAGAACTGCTCGCAGATAAAAGACCGGCGAATTTTTTCCTCTGCGGATGGAAGGCCATGATCGATGAGGCAAAACAGAAGATCGTAGCCATGGGGTACGACCGGCATGATATCCATCTTGAATTATATGGCTAG
- a CDS encoding glycine--tRNA ligase — MATDQNKFQAIISHCKEYGFIFQSSEIYDGLSAVYDYGQYGAELKKNVRDYWWKSMTQMHENIVGIDSAIFMHPTIWKASGHVDNFSDPMIDNKDSKKRYRVDHLIEGYADTLPEAEKTALIQQMEELLKGNDYPGLKKLIEDNKIKCAVSGTVNWTDVREFNLMFSTQMGSVAEDANEIYLRPETAQGIFVNFLNVQKTGRMKIPFGIAQVGKAFRNEIVARQFVFRMREFEQMEMQFFIRPGTEDEWYAYWKEERMKWHKSLGLDPARLQYHDHAKLAFYAKAAVDIEYEFPIGFKEVEGIHSRTDHDLKQHQQYSGKKMQYFDTEINQNYIPYVIETSIGLDRCCLMVLSEAYEEQDLGTPEKPDSRVVLKFPAKLAPIKLAVFPLTKKDGLPELAKELMADCKKSFYCYYEEKDSIGKRYRRQDAIGTPFCVTIDHQTKEDGTVTVRYRDSMEQERIPLASVKEMVMKKILE; from the coding sequence ATGGCAACAGATCAGAACAAGTTCCAGGCGATCATTTCGCATTGTAAAGAATACGGTTTTATTTTTCAGTCCAGTGAAATATATGATGGGTTGAGTGCAGTATATGATTATGGCCAGTATGGTGCGGAACTCAAGAAGAACGTACGGGATTATTGGTGGAAGAGCATGACGCAAATGCACGAAAATATCGTGGGGATCGATTCTGCGATCTTCATGCACCCTACTATCTGGAAAGCCTCCGGCCACGTGGATAATTTCAGCGATCCCATGATCGATAACAAGGATAGCAAAAAACGTTATCGTGTAGATCACCTCATAGAAGGATATGCAGATACCCTGCCCGAAGCAGAAAAAACAGCGCTGATCCAGCAAATGGAAGAGCTGCTGAAAGGAAACGATTACCCCGGTTTGAAGAAACTGATAGAAGATAATAAGATCAAATGCGCCGTAAGCGGCACTGTTAACTGGACGGATGTAAGGGAGTTCAACTTGATGTTTTCCACGCAAATGGGTAGTGTTGCGGAAGATGCCAATGAGATCTACCTGCGCCCCGAAACAGCACAGGGTATTTTTGTGAACTTCCTCAACGTGCAGAAAACCGGCCGGATGAAAATTCCCTTTGGTATTGCACAAGTTGGTAAAGCTTTCCGTAATGAGATCGTAGCCCGCCAGTTCGTATTCCGCATGCGCGAATTCGAACAGATGGAAATGCAGTTCTTTATCCGCCCTGGCACTGAAGATGAATGGTATGCCTACTGGAAAGAAGAACGTATGAAGTGGCACAAGAGCCTTGGCCTCGATCCTGCAAGGCTCCAATACCACGATCACGCAAAACTGGCATTCTATGCAAAAGCAGCCGTGGATATTGAGTATGAATTCCCGATAGGATTTAAAGAAGTGGAAGGTATCCACTCCCGCACAGACCACGACCTGAAACAACATCAGCAATACTCTGGTAAGAAGATGCAATACTTCGATACAGAGATCAATCAGAATTACATTCCTTATGTAATTGAAACTTCTATCGGCTTAGACCGTTGCTGCCTGATGGTATTGAGTGAAGCTTATGAAGAGCAGGACCTCGGCACGCCGGAGAAACCGGATAGCCGTGTAGTATTAAAGTTCCCCGCTAAACTGGCACCTATCAAACTGGCTGTGTTCCCGCTCACCAAAAAAGATGGTTTACCAGAGTTGGCCAAGGAATTAATGGCAGACTGCAAAAAGAGCTTCTATTGCTATTACGAAGAAAAGGATAGCATCGGAAAACGCTACCGCCGCCAGGATGCGATCGGTACACCTTTCTGTGTAACCATTGATCACCAAACAAAAGAAGATGGTACCGTAACTGTGCGTTACAGGGATAGCATGGAACAGGAAAGGATTCCTCTTGCCAGCGTAAAAGAAATGGTAATGAAAAAGATCCTCGAATAA
- a CDS encoding DUF6756 family protein, translating into MFWEEKIDLIAKKHGPDGFKNPFTAWPEILKNIEDKFIIRTYDSNWEDNVKQKEELAIIEIKELNTLLSSLPDKNYWLVMMMGDYPTAKRLIYDCNIAALKDLISLSKYDFYIVDKKYNWLTYFKCGTEKITLYKSGITNSPFDIRASG; encoded by the coding sequence ATGTTTTGGGAAGAGAAAATAGACCTGATAGCAAAAAAGCACGGCCCGGATGGGTTTAAGAATCCATTTACTGCATGGCCTGAAATCCTTAAGAATATTGAGGATAAATTTATTATCAGAACCTATGATTCCAATTGGGAAGATAATGTAAAACAAAAAGAAGAACTGGCTATAATTGAAATAAAAGAATTGAATACGTTACTGTCATCATTACCTGATAAAAACTATTGGTTAGTGATGATGATGGGAGATTATCCTACAGCAAAACGTCTGATATATGACTGCAACATCGCAGCGCTTAAAGATCTGATCAGTTTGAGTAAGTATGATTTCTATATTGTAGATAAAAAATACAACTGGCTAACTTATTTTAAATGTGGTACGGAAAAGATAACGTTATATAAAAGCGGTATCACAAATTCTCCTTTTGATATAAGAGCGTCAGGCTAA